Proteins encoded together in one Penicillium digitatum chromosome 1, complete sequence window:
- a CDS encoding Protein kinase-like domain, translating into MEKAAGVPLFQVWGSMTEFDQLQLIRNLTQIEAQLSAIHFPAYGGLYLRTDIEQPNKPLGDELDPSFCIGPSCDRRYDPDPSLDFDKGPWYSISTLGVSIAKRELLRISKNGQHDQALFYKGGIEERAELLQATESVMELLDSNEILKGEASQPTLWHTDLHMGNIVVAPDECSRIVSLIDLQSISVLPAFLQAQWPVFLKPPQNYDYEKGIFKVELRDDFDTLDEDDKMLAMREWSQVKLTKAYEISTLLEDKPAHRAMNVPRVFRELFLRCGEVSEIGVLPLRACLIELFQNWSDLGFSGECPLSFTQEQVDTHDRQFSGYQAW; encoded by the exons ATGGAGAAAGCCGCCGGTGTTCCATTGTTTCAAGTTTGGGGTAGTATGACCGAATTTGATCAGCTACAGTTAATCAGAAACTTGACCCAGATCGAAGCTCAATTATCAGCTATTCATTTCCCTGCTTATGGAGGACTGTATCTTCGAACAGATATAGAACAACCAAACAAGCCCCTTGGTGACGAACTTGACCCATCTTTTTGTATTGGACCTTCTTGCGACCGAAGATATGATCCTGATCCAAGTCTGGACTTTGATAAAGGACCTT GGTATTCAATTTCAACCCTTGGGGTTTCTATTGCAAAGCGCGAATTGCTACGAATATCAAAGAACGGCCAGCATGATCAAGCACTCTTTTATAAAGGAGGTATCGAAGAACGAGCCGAACTCTTACAAGCAACAGAGAGTGTTATGGAACTTTTAGACTCGAACGAAATATTGAAAGGGGAAGCTTCCCAGCCTACTCTATGGCATACCGATCTTCATATGGGAAACATTGTCGTCGCCCCTGACGAGTGTTCAAGAATAGTATCCCTCATCGACCTACAGTCGATTTCCGTTCTCCCTGCATTTCTCCAGGCCCAATGGCCAGTCTTTCTCAAACCCCCGCAGAACTACGATTACGAGAAGGGGATATTTAAGGTGGAACTGCGCGATGATTTCGATACCCTAGATGAGGATGACAAGATGCTTGCAATGCGCGAATGGTCCCAAGTAAAGTTGACAAAGGCTTATGAGATCTCAACCTTGCTTGAGGATAAACCAGCGCATAGGGCAATGAACGTACCACGTGTCTTCCGAGAGTTATTCCTTCGATGCGGGGAAGTCTCCGAAATTGGCGTTCTCCCGCTTCGTGCGTGCTTGATAGAACTCTTTCAGAATTGGTCGGACCTTGGATTTTCTGGAGAATGCCCTTTATCCTTTACGCAGGAGCAGGTCGATACGCACGACCGCCAATTCTCTGGGTATCAAGCTTGGTAA
- a CDS encoding Homeodomain-like → MSSDSFRLESFRPWNPSQDEAQPLRDSLGICRYPSPASITVTSPPSNSSNSASTNSSFHLHKPERHPLPPRPPVEACLNDSLPQEINTQHQSAVQNQTLYVNPGVEAFDFEDIRQLQNLPSSGDEEFPTIYDNLGPESQRSLDFESGDLRLACTTSQYSHTGTSRSSVLTSECCDAIIDPAILDDYHFRHIEQTPARIDTCDVADLCRSSDKSGRGRSMRPNSQRAVKPRRQRSKINKFSVVVDNRHMNRVGRIARANGAVKMSFPILRDHFSSLPVEEQLQFLSWLFQGALSQCLHVSSSADSTSALDSVSGEEETSTPPPTQPFEGANGVDIQRPGSSRKGQPFLPEEDRPLVKLRKEDALTWSEVIKRFSRKFPGRSNGSIQVYWSTTLRKQLLSSR, encoded by the coding sequence ATGTCGAGCGATAGTTTTCGCTTGGAATCTTTCCGGCCGTGGAATCCTTCCCAAGACGAAGCGCAGCCTCTGCGGGATTCTCTCGGTATTTGTCGCTATCCAAGTCCTGCCTCGATCACCGTCACCTCGCCCCCCTCCAATTCCAGCAACTCGGCTTCGACGAACTCAAGTTTTCATCTTCATAAACCTGAGCGTCACCCCCTTCCTCCCCGACCACCAGTGGAGGCGTGCTTGAACGACAGCCTACCACAGGAGATAAATACTCAGCACCAATCCGCTGTGCAGAATCAAACATTATACGTTAACCCCGGAGTTGAGGCGTTCGACTTCGAGGATATTCGCCAACTGCAGAATTTACCGAGCTCTGGAGACGAGGAATTTCCGACGATCTATGATAATCTAGGCCCGGAGTCTCAGCGCTCACTCGACTTTGAATCAGGCGATCTAAGGCTTGCTTGCACTACCAGTCAGTACTCTCATACTGGCACTAGTAGAAGTTCTGTTCTGACCAGCGAGTGTTGCGACGCAATAATTGATCCGGCAATCCTGGATGACTACCATTTCCGACATATTGAGCAGACTCCAGCAAGAATAGACACTTGTGACGTTGCAGACCTTTGTCGTTCGTCGGATAAAAGTGGTCGTGGCCGCAGCATGCGACCAAATTCACAAAGGGCAGTGAAACCACGGCGACAGCGGTCCAAAATAAACAAGTTTTCTGTCGTCGTGGACAATCGCCACATGAATAGGGTTGGCCGGATTGCTCGAGCAAACGGCGCCGTTAAAATGTCGTTTCCTATTCTTCGGGATCACTTTTCTTCTCTACCAGTCGAAGAGCAACTGCAGTTCTTGTCTTGGCTATTTCAGGGTGCTTTGTCCCAATGCCTCCATGTTTCATCCAGCGCGGATAGCACATCGGCATTAGATTCTGTCTCAGGAGAGGAAGAAACCTCGACTCCACCACCTACACAACCATTCGAAGGTGCCAACGGGGTCGATATACAGCGTCCTGGCTCCTCGAGAAAAGGACAGCCTTTCCTTCCGGAAGAGGATCGCCCTCTGGTGAAGCTTAGGAAGGAAGACGCTCTTACCTGGTCGGAGGTAATCAAGCGTTTCAGTCGGAAGTTCCCTGGAAGGAGCAACGGCTCCATCCAAGTTTACTGGAGCACAACGCTTAGGAAACAACTGTTGTCTTCGAGATAG
- a CDS encoding Mitochondrial membrane fission protein (Fis1), putative: protein MSNLPYAADAESPLKPAELQVLRAQYEKEGDYVGIQTKFNYAWGLIKSNIRSEQQEGVRLLSEIFRGAPERRRECLYYLALGNFKLGNYGEARRYNDLLLKKEPANLQAASLGSLIDDKVTKEGLVGVAIVSGLALIAGVVGSLVIKGARGR from the exons ATGTCTAACCTTCCAT ATGCCGCAGATGCGGAAAG TCCCTTGAAACCCGCCGAGCTACAGGTCCTCAGAGCGCAATACGAGAAAGAAGGCGACTATGTCGGGATCCAGACGAAATTTAACTACGCATGG GGTCTAATCAAATCCAACATCCGTTCCGAGCAGCAAGAAGGTGTTCGCCTGCTTTCAGAGATCTTCCGCGGAGCTCCGGAGCGGCGACGCGAATGTCTCTATTATCTGGCCCTCGGCAACTTCAAGCTAGGCAACTATGGCGAGGCCCGCCGATACAATGATTTGCTTCTAAAGAAGGAGCCCGCAAACCTCCAGGCTGCCAGCCTTGGGTCACTCATCGATGATAAAGTCACCAAGGAGGGTCTTGTTGGCGTCGCGATTGTGAGTGGACTGGCTCTAATCGCGGGTGTGGTTGGTAGTCTAGTGATCAAGGGAGCCAGAGGCCGATAA
- a CDS encoding Endonuclease TnsA, N-terminal/resolvase Hjc/tRNA endonuclease, C-terminal, translating into MRLLQLRHGLAARCSPLIFKSNARRSFSSSRVYHELTPFTRRLFKLPSAPSPPSQHHNDLKTFLSYAEHLSLPETSTVHVGTHYEYTVLQTLRRYALSLNRIGGRDDAGIDLVGTWHLPERERERALRVLVQCKSLKTKLGPNVVRELEGTFRQAPVGWRTDETVGVLVSPREATKGVRDTLARSTFPLFWMMIERDGTLKQALWNARAEELGVGPLSVETRYGIRENAESGSVTKEMLLNWDGCDIPDMDRVEQNLADFAEQWVASWGIDLSEIQKGELLDALERVLPHDVSAQLFERTISDADRKKVIQALQERLQQQPTAE; encoded by the coding sequence ATGCGCCTGTTGCAACTACGCCATGGCCTTGCTGCCAGATGCTCTCCCTTGATATTCAAATCGAATGCCCGTCGCAGCTTTTCCAGCTCCAGGGTTTATCATGAGCTGACACCCTTTACCCGCCGGCTCTTTAAACTCCCCTCGGCCCCATCTCCGCCCTCGCAACACCACAACGACCTGAAGACATTCCTCTCCTACGCCGAGCATCTTTCTCTCCCAGAAACGAGTACGGTACATGTCGGTACGCACTACGAGTATACCGTTCTCCAAACACTACGTCGTTATGCGCTAAGCCTCAACCGCATCGGCGGTCGCGACGACGCCGGCATCGATCTCGTTGGCACTTGGCACCTCCCGGAGCGGGAACGAGAGCGTGCACTCCGGGTTCTAGTACAATGCAAATCATTGAAGACCAAACTGGGCCCGAATGTCGTCCGCGAGCTAGAAGGAACCTTCCGCCAGGCACCTGTCGGGTGGCGCACGGACGAGACGGTTGGCGTGTTGGTGAGCCCGCGCGAGGCAACCAAAGGAGTTCGTGATACACTAGCTCGGAGCACATTTCCATTGTTCTGGATGATGATCGAACGAGACGGAACCTTGAAGCAGGCACTTTGGAATGCCCGTGCAGAGGAACTTGGGGTTGGCCCTCTAAGCGTGGAAACACGATATGGAATCAGAGAAAATGCCGAGTCTGGCTCGGTTACAAAGGAAATGCTATTGAACTGGGATGGATGTGATATCCCAGACATGGACCGGGTGGAGCAAAACCTTGCCGATTTCGCCGAGCAATGGGTCGCATCCTGGGGTATAGACTTGTCGGAAATCCAGAAGGGAGAGCTGCTGGATGCTTTAGAAAGAGTTTTACCACATGATGTATCTGCTCAATTGTTTGAGAGGACAATATCGGACGCAGACCGGAAGAAGGTCATTCAAGCTTTACAAGAGCGGCTACAGCAGCAGCCGACAGCTGAGTGA
- a CDS encoding SNF2 family helicase/ATPase, putative, which yields MASHAAMLLNPKGFKRQAQGSDPGKQPANGSSPASPMAPAGTLAAARFHQPTIRTSPNTASGISTPAVKSESSLTVQFSTTHDEENESDTKRSHHEMSDEEDNIYRPNLIENIYGVEKRKKQPAKKIKTEHDVEDKPNMAKTPVSIPGDSGLGKWMKENNLKQTSVSTTPSVVDLTADIPNTPKDDDEVLCTGSTDLSTQRVCFGKVENAMIVSHTVPRPGHSVFTDWSHAWPSIKLDLQRQPVKGNLQINVADPHGKVFGTIDPKTAQGLCPLLDSETKIIDVNALLDIRRTSPNEKIWGPTSGLWRATLNIYGQRKHADAVGNFLSHRNIWLGTPNSVDKGTTVFNPHAESRRQLAAASVAAKNSGLSRPGSGVRYEARTAEEANDAVMKMFDQLANANIPTMEPSHHIKTPMLHHQKQALWFMTEKEKPRKFGRKEEDNNSLWRMERAPNGKTQYREIITGMISEQKPEEALGGLLADMMGLGKTLSILSLITSSLGLAEDWTGMAPDPALVRRAPGIRNTRTTLLVVPLSAVSNWVTQITDHLKLRCIRYYIFHGPSRITDFKVLSEYDIIITTYSTILSEISGRGAKSGKLSPLTKMNMFRIVLDEAHIIREQNAAQTKAILGLNSERRWSVTGTPIQNRMEDLLSVTKFLRIAPYDQRSQFSQHVSSPVKNGDPNVLARLRVLVDSFTLRRVKDKIDLPPRTDKIVKLEFSEKERQLHDFFRAESNVMMSVIAGEEMRKMGGRMYHHVLKAMMILRQVSAHGKELLDNSDRERAKGLSVTDAIDLEDGEQDQSPAAIDKKAYEIFSLMQQASVPRCGNCNRELDEPLNSMGAVARNSPMAFALPCCDIFCPGCFSGWKQAFDSSLDTETRCPRCEGWVHMKYSTITPAGFEEYEAQKESERQTRKLGKNLGEYEGPHTKTTALVNHLKDSVEDSKKLKGESPIKSVVFSGWTSHLDLIEVALHNNGLDGYARLDGTMSLAARTKALEEFANNDNITVLLATIGAGGVALNLTSASRVFIMEPQYNPAAVAQAIDRVHRLGQTRPVQTFQFVMKGSIEEKIMELAKKKQEMADTSLNRVKRDKRETQEARMREYRNLFK from the exons ATGGCATCTCATGCTGCGATGCTCCTGAATCCTAAGGGATTTAAAAGACAAGCCCAAGGCAGTG ATCCAGGAAAACAGCCGGCAAATGGTTCATCTCCTGCCTCTCCCATGGCCCCCGCGGGCACCCTAGCTGCTGCACGCTTTCATCAACCCACTATTCGCACGTCTCCAAATACAGCGTCCGGAATCTCTACCCCGGCTGTGAAGTCGGAATCCAGTCTGACTGTGCAGTTCAGCACCACCCATGATGAAGAGAACGAAAGCGACACGAAAAGAAGTCACCACGAGATGAGTGACGAAGAAGACAACATCTACCGTCCCAATTTGATCGAAAACATCTATGGCGTTGAAAAGCGGAAGAAACAACcggcgaagaagatcaaaACTGAGCATGATGTGGAAGACAAACCGAACATGGCGAAAACACCCGTCTCGATCCCTGGAGATAGCGGGCTTGGGAAGTGGATGAAAGAGAATAATTTGAAGCAAACCTCAGTTTCCACTACACCCAGCGTGGTAGATTTGACAGCAG ACATTCCCAACACGCCTAAGGACGATGATGAAGTCCTGTGCACCGGTTCAACAGATCTCAGCACCCAGCGTGTGTGCTTCGGCAAAGTTGAAAACGCAATGATCGTTTCCCACACAGTCCCAAGACCAGGACACTCTGTTTTCACCGACTGGTCCCACGCCTGGCCGTCTATCAAATTAGACCTGCAACGCCAGCCGGTGAAAGGCAATTTACAGATCAACGTCGCGGACCCTCACGGGAAAGTGTTTGGTACAATTGACCCTAAAACAGCACAAGGACTGTGTCCGCTCCTGGACTCCGAAACAAAAATCATCGATGTAAACGCTCTATTGGATATCCGGAGAACCTCACCGAATGAAAAAATTTGGGGTCCCACCTCAGGACTCTGGCGTGCAACCCTCAATATCTACGGCCAAAGAAAGCACGCAGACGCTGTTGGAAACTTCCTATCCCACCGCAACATCTGGCTGGGAACTCCAAATTCCGTGGACAAGGGAACTACGGTGTTCAACCCGCACGCAGAGAGCCGACGCCAGCTTGCCGCTGCAAGCGTTGCCGCCAAAAACTCTGGGCTGTCTCGCCCAGGGTCAGGTGTCCGATATGAAGCGCGAACTGCCGAAGAGGCCAATGATGCAGTCATGAAGATGTTTGACCAGCTCGCCAATGCGAATATTCCGACCATGGAGCCATCTCATCACATCAAGACACCAATGCTGCATCATCAAAAGCAAGCCCTGTGGTTCAtgacagaaaaagaaaagccgCGCAAATTTGgccgaaaagaagaagacaacAACTCCTTGTGGCGAATGGAACGTGCACCCAATGGGAAAACTCAGTATCGTGAAATCATCACTGGAATGATCTCAGAGCAAAAGCCCGAGGAGGCCCTTGGCGGCTTGTTGGCCGACATGATGGGACTGGGCAAGACTCTGAGCATTCTTTCGTTAATCACGTCATCGCTTGGGTTAGCTGAAGACTGGACTGGGATGGCTCCTGATCCTGCCCTTGTTCGCCGAGCTCCAGGAATCCGCAACACACGGACAACACTTTTAGTTGTTCCGTTGAGTGCAGTGAGCAACTGGGTCACACAGATCACAGACCATCTCAAATTACGCTGCATCAGATACTATATCTTTCATGGTCCATCACGCATCACTGATTTCAAGGTACTATCCGAGTACGATATCATCATCACGACATACAGCACCATTCTCAGCGAGATCTCGGGGCGTGGCGCCAAAAGTGGAAAACTCAGTCCTTTGACGAAGATGAACATGTTCCGGATTGTTCTTGATGAAGCTCATATCATCAGAGAGCAAAATGCGGCACAGACCAAGGCCATCCTTGGACTCAACTCCGAACGTCGGTGGTCAGTTACCGGAACCCCAATCCAGAATCGCATGGAAGATCTCCTCTCTGTGACTAAGTTTTTACGCATCGCTCCTTACGACCAACGGAGCCAATTTTCCCAACATGTATCTAGCCCAGTCAAAAATGGTGACCCCAATGTGCTTGCCAGGTTACGAGTTCTGGTGGATTCATTTACCTTGCGCAGAGTCAAGGACAAAATCGATCTGCCACCCAGAACAGACAAGATCGTCAAACTAGAATTCAGTGAGAAAGAACGGCAATTGCATGACTTCTTCCGCGCGGAATCGAATGTGATGATGAGTGTCATTGCTGGTGAGGAGATGCGCAAGATGGGTGGCCGCATGTATCACCATGTTTTGAAAGCCATGATGATTCTCCGCCAAGTCAGTGCACATGGTAAAGAGCTTCTTGACAATTCCGACAGGGAGAGAGCCAAGGGATTATCTGTTACCGATGCAATTGATCTGGAGGATGGCGAACAAGACCAATCCCCGGCAGCCATAGACAAGAAGGCATATGAAATTTTCAGCCTGATGCAACAAGCCTCAGTCCCCCGGTGTGGCAACTGCAATCGAGAACTCGACGAACCTCTGAATTCCATGGGAGCTGTCGCCCGTAATTCTCCAATGGCTTTTGCCCTGCCATGCTGCGATATTTTCTGCCCCGGTTGCTTCTCTGGCTGGAAACAAGCATTTGATTCGTCTCTCGACACCGAGACCCGTTGCCCCAGATGCGAAGGTTGGGTTCACATGAAATACTCGACCATAACCCCAGCTGGCTTTGAAGAATACGAGGCCCAAAAGGAAAGTGAACGACAAACCCGGAAGCTGGGTAAGAATCTGGGTGAATATGAAGGACCGCACACCAAAACCACTGCACTGGTCAACCATCTCAAGGACAGTGTTGAAGATAGCAAGAAGCTCAAAGGCGAGTCACCCATCAAGAGTGTTGTGTTCTCTGGATGGACCTCGCACCTGGATCTCATTGAGGTCGCCTTGCATAACAATGGACTAGACGGGTATGCCCGACTCGATGGTACCATGAGCCTTGCAGCACGCACCAAAGCACTGGAGGAATTCGCCAACAATGACAACATCACAGTTCTTCTGGCCACTATCGGTGCCGGTGGTGTGGCACTGAATCTCACCTCTGCCTCGCGTGTTTTCATCATGGAACCCCAGTACAACCCAGCGGCCGTTGCTCAAGCGATTGACCGTGTTCATCGCCTTGGCCAAACTCGCCCTGTGCAAACGTTCCAGTTCGTTATGAAAGGCAGCATTGAGGAGAAGATCATGGAACtcgccaagaagaagcaagagATGGCTGACACGAGCTTGAATCGCGTAAAGCGGGACAAGCGAGAGACCCAAGAAGCTCGCATGCGTGAATACCGCAATCTCTTCAAgtaa
- a CDS encoding Altered inheritance of mitochondria protein-like protein, with protein sequence MGLWSCDIEDCDKSSVRTDGECILCCRHLCAEHLKPEYHTCPLWEDEKSYDPAANRAEHEEIDRLLAKINITALTDRASYLRKGVRCSISQNL encoded by the exons ATGGGTTTGTGGAGCTGTGATATCGAGGATTGCGATAAGTCCTCTGTTCGCACAGATGGAGAATGCATACTTTGCTGTCGTCATCTTTGCGCCGAACATTTGAAGCCCGAGTATCATACATGTCCACTGTGGGAA GATGAAAAAAGCTATGATCCTGCGGCTAACCGAGCGGAACACGAAGAAATAGACAGACTTCTTGCTAAAATCAATATCACGGCGCTCACAGATCGAGCCAGCTATTTACGCAAGGGCGTCCGCTGTTCTATATCGCAGAATCTTTAA
- a CDS encoding RNA polymerase II transcription mediator complex subunit Srb7, putative, giving the protein MADILTQLQTCLDQLATQFYATLGYLITYHDNVPTTPPPNVPNAVPALAKITKNSSLPPVPAAIANKVGGSAAVTGNASPPHAPPQQPGAAPGKATGTDDPNIPPAPDSPSTFASRQRELARDLIIKEQQIEYLISVLPGIGASEAEQETRIRELETELRDVEKERAAKVRELKKLRTRLEDVLGAVAVGIHGDGYAPK; this is encoded by the exons ATGGCTGACATCCTCACACAGCTCCAGACTTGCCTGGATCAG CTCGCAACACAATTCTACGCAACACTTGGCTATCTCATAACATACCACGACAATGTCCCcacaacaccaccaccaaatGTCCCCAACGCAGTGCCAGCCCTAGCCAAGATCACCAAGAACTCGTCGTTACCACCGGTCCCAGCAGCCATCGCAAATAAAGTGGGGGGTTCAGCCGCCGTTACAGGAAATGCATCACCCCCGCATGCGCCTCCCCAGCAACCCGGAGCTGCGCCAGGGAAAGCAACAGGTACTGACGATCCGAATATTCCACCCGCTCCAGACTCACCCAGCACATTTGCGAGCCGGCAACGGGAACTTGCGCGCGATCTCATTATCAAGGAACAACAGATCGAGTACCTTATCTCTGTGCTTCCTGGGATTGGCGCCTCTGAGGCTGAGCAAGAGACCAGAATCCGGGAACTGGAGACAGAGCTTAGAGATGTTGAGAAGGAACGTGCTGCGAAAGTGCGGGAGTTAAAGAAGTTGAGAACTCGGCTGGAGGATGTTCTCGGCGCTGTCGCTGTGGGTATCCATGGGGATGGGTATGCTCCAAAGTGA
- a CDS encoding putative kinetochore protein spc24 — protein sequence MLLDEDPGTLIHHTIGNFNIHPDKQAITRINDSLATLQQSRDLRIREAESAMRKLSRHLKSLSTQHEEAVAVHDSGKHAAEIVELDTKKFRIAKAASELEIESERLESELEMLKERLVDLESQGLEGDEATRREREADDATILRLKIYRSLGVDIEPDEAGNFNKAVIRNSRKGDVHVVNIDPKFSRFFYANYFWSTMQG from the exons ATGTTGCTCGACGAGGACCCTGGAACT CTTATCCACCACACGATCGGCAACTTTAACATCCACCCCGATAAACAAGCCATCACACGCATCAATGACTCGCTTGCAACCCTGCAGCAATCGCGCGACCTGCGCATTCGCGAGGCCGAGTCGGCCATGCGAAAACTTTCACGCCACCTGAAATCCTTATCTACACAACATGAGGAAGCCGTAGCCGTGCACGACTCGGGCAAACACGCGGCGGAGATTGTGGAGTTGGACACCAAGAAGTTTCGCATTGCCAAGGCTGCATCAGAACTCGAAATTGAAAGCGAACGCCTGGAGAGTGAGCTGGAAATGCTCAAGGAAAGACTGGTTGACCTAGAGTCCCAGGGTCTCGAAGGCGATGAAGCAACCCGGCGCGAGCGTGAGGCAGATGATGCGACAAT TTTGCGGCTTAAGATCTATCGTTCCCTCGGTGTTGATATCGAGCCCGATGAGGCAGGCAACTTCAACAAAGCGGTTATTCGCAATAGCCGCAAGGGCGATGTTCACGTCGTCAATATCGACCCGAAATTCTCCCGCTTCTTCTACGCAAACTACTTTTGGTCAACGATGCAAGGATGA
- a CDS encoding Aminotransferase family protein (LolT), putative, with translation MTATTQPTSFGKPMLKHWMFDPAYKNLNHGSFGAHPIPVKDAQRAFMDLADIRPDPYIRRHHAERLDEAREAIAKLLKAERQECVFVKNATTGVATVLYNLAFQPGEALIYFEPVYGAVVKGVVSLQEHSSLQSRKVSFQFPITEDELEHRFREVIRQTREEGLQVRASVFDAIVSNPGVRFPFERITAICREEGILSVIDAAHGVGNIHLDMEKLRPDFLVSNCHKWLYTPRSCAVLYVPRRNQHLLRTTMPTSWGFISAPDSPETIASVLQDPNVPVTKTAFEQLFEFVATSDDSAYICVPAALKFRAEVCGGEDAIIAYNQRVANEGADSVAATLGTEVLQEPDLQPGEQSRMRQCSMTTVRLPIAVAAAGTEDEVDGRA, from the exons ATGACCGCGACAACTCAACCAACTTCATTCGGCAAGCCGATGCTGAAGCACTGGATGTTCGATCCCGCCTATAAGAACCTGAATCATGGATCATTTGGTGCCCATCCGATTCCTGTTAAGGACGCACAGCGTGCCTTCATGGATCTTGCCGATATACGGCCCGATCCGTATATCCGCCGACACCACGCAGAGCGTCTAGATGAAGCTCGCGAGGCGAtcgccaagctcctcaaagctGAGCGACAGGAGTGCGTCTTTGTTAAAAATGCAACTACAGGCGTGGCGACAGTACTGTATAACTTGGCCTTCCAGCCGGGTGAGGCACTCATTTACTTTGAGCCTGTCTACGGTGCTGTTGTGAAGGGCGTTGTCTCGCTACAAGAGCATAGCTCTTTGCAGTCCCGAAAAGTTTCTTTCCAGTTTCCCATTACCGAAGACGAGCTAGAGCACCGTTTCCGCGAGGTGATTCGCCAAACTCGGGAAGAGGGACTGCAAGTCCGGGCCAGTGTCTTTGACGCCATCGTCAGTAATCCGGGTGTGCGGTTCCCCTTTGAGCGGATTACGGCCATTTGTCGTGAAGAGGGAATTTTGAGTGTCATTGATGCTGCGCACGGCGTTGGAAATATCCATCTCGATATGGAGAAGCTACGACCTGATTTCCTCGTATCAAATTGTCACAA ATGGCTCTACACACCCCGCAGCTGTGCAGTCCTCTACGTGCCCCGACGTAACCAGCATCTATTGCGCACCACTATGCCAACATCGTGGGGATTCATCTCAGCCCCGGACTCTCCGGAGACTATCGCCTCAGTGCTGCAAGATCCCAACGTTCCAGTGACAAAGACTGCGTTCGAGCAACTCTTCGAATTCGTCGCCACATCTGATGACTCCGCATACATCTGCGTCCCGGCAGCGCTGAAATTCCGCGCTGAAGTCTGCGGAGGCGAGGATGCTATCATTGCCTACAACCAACGTGTTGCAAATGAAGGTGCAGACTCTGTTGCTGCTACTCTCGGTACTGAGGTCCTGCAAGAACCTGATCTCCAGCCTGGCGAGCAGAGTCGTATGCGACAGTGTTCCATGACCACAGTCCGGCTGCCTATTGCTGTTGCTGCCGCCGGAACAGAGG ACGAAGTTGATGGACGAGCATAA